One region of Chryseobacterium muglaense genomic DNA includes:
- a CDS encoding endonuclease produces the protein MKKLLLCVVFSQLAYAQAPAGYYNSANGLSGASLKTALSNIITNGHQDKGYNGLWTAYKTTDIDKNYENDGSILDIYSERPTSTDPYKFTPGNNQCGTYSTEGNCYNREHIVPQSLFNEGSPMKNDIHFIRATDGKVNGMRSNYPFGKVGSASFTSLNGSKVGSSSSSGFSGTVFEPIDEFKGDVARMVFYFVTRYQSKLSTFSTGNMIGSSSFPGLQTWELNVLLAWHNQDPVSQAEINRNNASYTFQGNRNPFIDNPSYVNQIWGGQAPTIDTQAPSTVTNLTVSGKTSNTVSLTWNAATDNVAVSSYDVYMNGSLKTNVSSTSTTITGLNPSTTYNFYIKAKDAAGNSSANSSTVSATTNAGTTNPNPTGCVNETFETIPTASSSSYSTKTWTNNGITWTATDSRSDQTISNKAITVRDGSLKSSSSANGIGALTVTTQLKFSGSNGNFTVQVNGVNVGTVPYSTTATTTTINNINVPGNVVVTLINNSSGNRVAIDNLSWTCNNSTSRQSQTKNIIAEPKELQIYPNPITNQEIFVKGDTQNIKKAEIYNLQGKVMETINNPFKNGRSIKIKSFLQGVYILKLDESSLKFVIK, from the coding sequence ATGAAAAAACTACTTTTATGTGTAGTATTCTCTCAGCTTGCCTATGCACAGGCTCCTGCAGGATATTACAATTCAGCGAACGGATTGTCTGGAGCTTCATTAAAAACCGCTTTAAGCAATATTATTACAAACGGACATCAAGACAAAGGTTACAACGGACTTTGGACGGCTTACAAAACCACCGACATCGATAAGAATTACGAAAATGACGGTTCTATTCTTGATATTTATTCAGAAAGACCAACTTCTACTGATCCTTATAAATTTACTCCGGGAAATAATCAGTGTGGTACCTACTCTACTGAAGGAAATTGCTACAATCGGGAACACATCGTACCTCAAAGTCTTTTCAATGAAGGTTCGCCGATGAAAAACGACATTCATTTCATCAGAGCAACAGATGGAAAAGTAAACGGAATGCGCTCTAATTATCCTTTTGGAAAAGTAGGAAGTGCAAGTTTCACTTCTTTAAACGGTTCCAAAGTGGGAAGCTCGTCATCTTCAGGATTTTCGGGTACGGTTTTTGAGCCCATTGATGAGTTTAAAGGTGATGTCGCCAGAATGGTTTTTTATTTTGTGACAAGATATCAAAGCAAACTCTCAACATTTTCTACCGGAAATATGATTGGAAGCTCTTCTTTTCCGGGATTACAAACTTGGGAACTGAATGTACTTTTAGCTTGGCATAATCAAGACCCGGTTTCACAGGCAGAAATCAATAGAAATAATGCTTCCTATACTTTTCAGGGGAACAGAAATCCTTTTATCGACAATCCGAGCTATGTAAATCAAATTTGGGGTGGTCAAGCTCCAACAATCGATACTCAAGCTCCGTCAACGGTTACTAATTTAACAGTTTCAGGAAAAACATCCAATACGGTTTCTCTTACATGGAATGCCGCAACTGATAATGTAGCCGTAAGTTCTTACGATGTTTATATGAACGGAAGTTTAAAAACCAACGTTTCTTCAACTTCAACAACTATTACCGGATTAAATCCTTCTACAACCTACAATTTTTATATTAAAGCTAAAGATGCTGCAGGAAATTCTTCAGCAAACAGTTCTACTGTTTCAGCAACGACGAATGCGGGAACAACCAATCCGAATCCTACAGGTTGTGTGAATGAAACTTTTGAAACGATTCCAACAGCAAGTTCGTCATCATACTCAACAAAAACATGGACAAATAACGGAATTACTTGGACGGCAACAGATTCAAGAAGCGACCAAACCATTTCTAACAAAGCAATTACCGTAAGAGATGGTTCTTTAAAATCAAGCAGCTCTGCAAACGGAATCGGAGCTTTGACGGTTACAACACAACTTAAATTCAGTGGAAGCAACGGAAACTTTACCGTTCAGGTAAATGGTGTAAATGTAGGAACTGTACCTTACAGCACAACGGCAACTACGACAACCATAAATAATATCAACGTTCCTGGGAATGTTGTGGTGACTTTGATTAATAATTCTTCAGGCAACAGAGTGGCGATTGATAATCTGAGCTGGACTTGCAATAATTCTACCTCAAGACAAAGCCAAACAAAGAATATTATTGCCGAGCCAAAAGAATTACAAATCTATCCAAACCCTATTACGAATCAGGAAATTTTTGTGAAAGGAGATACACAAAATATAAAAAAAGCAGAAATCTATAATCTTCAAGGAAAAGTAATGGAAACGATCAATAATCCTTTTAAAAACGGGAGATCAATTAAAATAAAAAGCTTTTTACAAGGAGTTTATATTTTAAAACTTGATGAATCGAGTCTGAAATTTGTGATAAAATAG
- a CDS encoding DUF4136 domain-containing protein gives MKKYIFILLAASLGLSSCSPFKVRSDYAQTANFTTYKTYKIRIDDLKLNDIDKERVLNELSKQLQMKGLQPGENPDLIVNVKANHKKITEINSTNPYGMWGWGGGFGWGIGMNRTWTSNYNEGAIIVDLVDSQTQKLVWQGIGSGIDVDRPKAKQKQIPQMMAEIMANYPPGMKK, from the coding sequence ATGAAGAAATATATTTTTATTTTGCTTGCGGCAAGTTTAGGTTTGTCGTCTTGTAGCCCCTTCAAAGTACGTTCAGATTATGCTCAAACAGCTAATTTTACGACTTATAAGACCTACAAAATCAGAATCGATGATTTAAAATTAAATGATATCGATAAAGAAAGAGTTTTGAATGAATTGTCTAAACAATTACAGATGAAAGGCCTTCAACCGGGAGAAAATCCGGATTTAATTGTTAACGTGAAAGCCAATCACAAAAAAATAACTGAAATTAATAGTACCAACCCTTATGGAATGTGGGGCTGGGGTGGTGGTTTCGGCTGGGGTATCGGAATGAACAGAACCTGGACGAGTAATTATAACGAAGGTGCCATCATTGTAGATCTTGTAGATTCTCAAACTCAAAAATTAGTATGGCAAGGAATCGGTAGTGGAATTGATGTAGACAGACCGAAAGCCAAACAAAAACAAATTCCTCAGATGATGGCTGAAATTATGGCAAACTATCCTCCAGGAATGAAGAAATAA